From Ferroacidibacillus organovorans:
AGCATATCCTTGATTTCTCCGCCTTCGCCATTCAGCGAAAGCATGTCAAGCCGCTTTGCCGCTTCAGCGTAAGAGCGAAAAGCAATTTCACTCTGTGACCCAAACGACATCGAACTGATTAAAAATGGAAGTGAATGATCGCCGACAGACAAATCTACGTCAACCGCAGAACGTTCTGCAGGCTGAGGGATGATATCAAGTGTGTGACGGAGCGAAATTGGCTGTTTTATTTCAAGATCGCGCAGTTTCGCCGAATACTCCGCAAACGAAAGTGTGCCGCTCGCGACATCGCCAGCTGACTTCCAGATGCGCGGCCAAAGTTGATAAGGGCGCGCTACAGCTGCCTTTGGCTGCTTTAAGCGCAGCGCGCGATCACGCGCAACCTCTGCAAAGGTGGACAGGTCTGCCCCAGACCCTGCACCAAAAAAGGTGCGAATTTCAAGGAGGTCAGCGATTGTCTCAGAAAGTCCGATGGCACTAAAGAGGCGATCATAGCCGCGCAATTCGTGGATGCCAAGTGTCGACAATACCTTCTCTATGCCTTTGCTTAGCGCAGCGTATACATTCTCGATCCCTTTCCACCCGTCCACCTCATAGGCGGTTTCCATATAGAGATACGGGCAGATCGCGTCTGCGCCAAGCCCTGCCAACACCATTACATCGTGGAGGTTTCGCACGGCGCCTGAGCGAACAATGACGCTAGCGCTTCGTCTTGCGCTCAATCCTTCTACAACGAGTTCCCGTAAAACGCGATGCGTCTTTGCGACGGCAAGCGCAGGGTCGACAAACGTTCCTCCGTCATCAAAAGAGAAACGATCGTCAAGTACAAAGAGACGAGCGCCTCTTTGTACACCCTGTTTCACTTCTTCTGCAATCCGCGCAAGTGCGTCTTCAAGAGATTCAGACGGCAAGAGACGCGGATAAATTTCGCACAGCGCGTGTCCATCCCTCATGAAAAAGCGTATGACGTCCTCATAGAGTTGTGTGCCAACCTTTGTCGCAAGCGCGCGGTAGCGGTCAGCCTCAGGCAAGCTGTGACCACCTAAAAGAAGAGGACATTGTAGTTCAAGGTGCTGCAAATTCCTTGAAGAACCATCGACATGCGGTCTTCCCCCAAGCACGACGCGCGTTGAAAAATGCTCAATTTCCCGCTCGCGATCAACGGCCGGGTTGGTCACAACGGCGACGGTTTCCTTAAGATAATCCGCCACGTTTTGCCGTTCCGCCGAAAGGGCTGCAAGCGGTCCGTCAAATCCGAGCGATCGGATCGGCTCTGCCCCATTGGTCGTCTGGGCTTCCAAATTGCGCACATCTTCCTGATCCCATCCAAACACAGCCATTCGCGCTTCGCGCGAGCCATCAGACGCACGGTTAGGTGTCAAATGAGTGTCGCCCCACACGAGTGGACCGTGAAATGACACGCCTTGACCGTAACCCTTCATGTCATGGCGCTCACTCATGCGTGTGAGTACCAGACGCTGCGCTTCAGGATACGAATGAACAATGGTTGCCTCACCTGGCGGTAATTCCAAATAGATCTTTTCTCCGGGGGAAAGCGGTCGCGGATCGTGAATCATTTCAGAGAGCGCGACGACGCCTTGCTCACTTGAGAAGATAAGGCTCGAATCGGTCTCGACCATCCACAGCGGGCGAAGCCCCATCGCATCTACAGAAAACACCGCTTCTCTCCCGTGGCGCGACACAATTCCGGCAGGCCCTTGTGCAAATGGCCCAAAGAGCGAGCGAATGTACATGTATAGATTCTGGAGATCTCCGCTCATCTGCTTGATTTCATGAATGATCGGCGGGAATGCGATTTCCATGGCTTCTATAAGTGAATACGAATAGTGGTGGATCAGGCCTTCAAGAAAGCGATCGAGATCCTGTGAGTCACTGCCGCCTGGTACAGGTTGAATGTTGACCATGCGCGACTCTTCGCGCAGGCGGTGAATCGTGTTTAATTCACCATTGTGACCAAGCAGTGTAAACGGCTGAACGCGCTCACTAGACGTTGTTGTGTTGGTTGAATAGCGGTTATGGCCGATCGTCACGCGACTTACAAATTCTTCGTCGCATAAATCGCTGTAATAAGCGCGAAGCGTGTCGCTGTCGCCGCGAACTTTATACACCGTGGATTGAGAAGATAGAGAGGCCACATGCACGCTCAATCGAGCTTCGATGTCTTTTAACAATTGATAACAGGCGGCGTCTACCTGAGCTGTTGAAGCCTTTGTGTCGTTGTATAAAAATGCAAACTGTAAAAAGTGAATTCCTTCCTTGCGGCCACCCGGACCCAATGCATCAGGATCGACAGGATCCACAAGCGTCTTGCAATGTGTAAATCCTGCCTCCTCTGCAAGGATCGGCACCTTTCGTGCAACACTCATAAAATCAATAGCCAAACCATCACTTGATCTCATTTCATCTGTAACAAGGACGTGGGCGACAGCAAATCCTGGGTTTGCGACAAGCTGGCGCGCTGCATCGTTTCCGCCCAACTTTTTCTCCCAGATTGCACGTGGAAGATCTACCAAAATTCCTGAGCCGTCTCCTTCTTCCTCGACAAAACCAGCCCTGTGCTTCATTTGATCGAGCGCACGCAATACACGCTCCACATTGGAGTGCGTCGGTTGCGCCCCTTTTTCCACCCACGCGACAATTCCGCAAGCATCGTGCTCTTCTCGCTCTAGAAAGGCCATAGCCGCGTCTCCTTTCAAATCAGAAATTCAAAATAAGTATTAGATATGCAAAAGGCGAAGAAACACCCTTTTCAGGGAACCTCTCCGCCGAGTCTTTTATACTCACGGTGTAGCATCAACCGCTTGCACCGCTTGGTCCTGTCCCGAAACTGCATCAGGCCGGATCCCTAGGTGCACTTCCTCTGTAATTTTACTATAGCGTGCATTGCATAGGAATGCAATCCACTTTATGTTCATAATGCCGTTTTGAAAGCGATTGCGCGTTTAAATTTGTCTTAATTGTGATCGTCTCACAAATCAGCCAATCCAAATTGGACTATTAATTGGTTAATCCA
This genomic window contains:
- a CDS encoding glutamate synthase-related protein; the encoded protein is MAFLEREEHDACGIVAWVEKGAQPTHSNVERVLRALDQMKHRAGFVEEEGDGSGILVDLPRAIWEKKLGGNDAARQLVANPGFAVAHVLVTDEMRSSDGLAIDFMSVARKVPILAEEAGFTHCKTLVDPVDPDALGPGGRKEGIHFLQFAFLYNDTKASTAQVDAACYQLLKDIEARLSVHVASLSSQSTVYKVRGDSDTLRAYYSDLCDEEFVSRVTIGHNRYSTNTTTSSERVQPFTLLGHNGELNTIHRLREESRMVNIQPVPGGSDSQDLDRFLEGLIHHYSYSLIEAMEIAFPPIIHEIKQMSGDLQNLYMYIRSLFGPFAQGPAGIVSRHGREAVFSVDAMGLRPLWMVETDSSLIFSSEQGVVALSEMIHDPRPLSPGEKIYLELPPGEATIVHSYPEAQRLVLTRMSERHDMKGYGQGVSFHGPLVWGDTHLTPNRASDGSREARMAVFGWDQEDVRNLEAQTTNGAEPIRSLGFDGPLAALSAERQNVADYLKETVAVVTNPAVDREREIEHFSTRVVLGGRPHVDGSSRNLQHLELQCPLLLGGHSLPEADRYRALATKVGTQLYEDVIRFFMRDGHALCEIYPRLLPSESLEDALARIAEEVKQGVQRGARLFVLDDRFSFDDGGTFVDPALAVAKTHRVLRELVVEGLSARRSASVIVRSGAVRNLHDVMVLAGLGADAICPYLYMETAYEVDGWKGIENVYAALSKGIEKVLSTLGIHELRGYDRLFSAIGLSETIADLLEIRTFFGAGSGADLSTFAEVARDRALRLKQPKAAVARPYQLWPRIWKSAGDVASGTLSFAEYSAKLRDLEIKQPISLRHTLDIIPQPAERSAVDVDLSVGDHSLPFLISSMSFGSQSEIAFRSYAEAAKRLDMLSLNGEGGEIKDMLGKYAKHRGHQIASGRFGVNAELCNSVDLLEIKIGQGAKPGEGGHLPGSKVSVKVAAARNARQGTDLISPSNNHDIYSIEDLAQMIDELKTVNSRAKVSVKVPVVPGIGTIAVGIAKAGADIITLSGFDGGTGAARAHALKHVGLPVEIGVKLAHEALLDAGLRDLVELWADGGMKNGYDVVKMVLLGANRVGFGTMAMVAVGCTSCRACHKDTCHVGIATQIETVEQAAAHGLKAFVPREFDLAVANLERFFGGLAQEVREVVAMLGATSLQSLVGKSEFLQQTRYQDRIDLSDLIKHHVAVSYHYQKLAVRPSSVSRQSITAKLGQQAMTAMAAGSESLQFGADSVNSGERIIGGMLSGSVVRTEIRERKKGLSRASVGLLSGSVAGNGFGAYNATGIHLRVEGGAQDGVGKGALGGKVIILKGLNERGRRINGSVGKGLAYGAQRGLFIVQGNADARAGIRLSGADLIIGGEVDSPIDDSKGYLASRANVKGFAFEYMTGGRALVMGDPGPWICSGMTGGFVYLRIDYEMGLTPDALRRRIAKGAKVSLTHLHPGGILDVQELLGHYQKELIRSGQQDAAEKLQPLIQSPDDHFMVIRPGSELTDQDIATE